A region of Ochotona princeps isolate mOchPri1 chromosome 2, mOchPri1.hap1, whole genome shotgun sequence DNA encodes the following proteins:
- the S100PBP gene encoding S100P-binding protein, with protein MMCSLMPSERSSGASFLQSNRASFSWGSLDEELDDSLLELSDGEEDDGHFSYTEEEIQELLKDDDLSNSWGGGLQKDDGRHVEKGGKGGAVFLDPPREDSSLCSPGPVPESPGLSKLPQLHTSVGVRPTPPKSLNRRFALENNLIKVTVVAPFNPTASDAVHDESKINSSKITENPSSLREEMRDSPTLNESRPCTESKGVRPINSTQDGPLFSSSHDNIQQTVSDKNLPHSKKPTPISPQISHRPETPTAESTWQNEESQKSSSSEMEFSVVSNAPNKDICDKDSGKMKANEKRLGKVIPVLQTKTRTSVPTFSQSDLEHQKQIYLRRVIAHIEDPMDSSQGALGELYALMDQVHHMQNPKRQHPSDLTMRNYARYRQTPPQKYSLNQWVDWNKRSYHRFQQLPDLSYSPFVSSQQQ; from the exons ATGATGTGCTCACTGATGCCCTCTGAACGGTCTTCTGGGGCCTCTTTCCTGCAAAGCAACAGAGCCTCGTTTTCTTGGGGTTCTTTGGATGAAGAATTGGATGATTCCTTGCTGGAGCTGTCTGATGGCGAGGAAGATGACGGCCATTTcagttacacagaggaagagatccAGGAGCTTTTAAAAGATGATGACCTGTCAAATTCTTGGGGAGGAGGGTTGCAGAAAGATGATGGTCGACATGTTGAGAAAGGAGGGAAAGGGGGTGCAGTTTTCCTTGATCCTCCCAGAGAGGATAGCTCCCTGTGCAGCCCGGGACCAGTACCTGAGTCCCCTGGTCTCTCTAAACTACCTCAACTACATACATCAGTTGGTGTCCGGCCAACTCCTCCTAAATCCTTAAACAGACGTTTTGCGCTAGAAAATAATCTCATAAAAGTAACTGTTGTTGCACCATTTAATCCAACAGCTTCTGATGCTGTGCATGATGAGAGCAAGATTAATTCCTCCAAAATTACAGAAAACCCCTCTTCCCTCAGGGAAGAGATGAGAGATAGTCCCACCTTGAATGAGAGTAGACCCTGCACTGAATCCAAAGGGGTCAGACCCATTAATTCCACCCAGGATGGGCCTCTGTTCTCTTCTTCACATGATAACATTCAACAAACTGTCTCTGATAAAAACCTGCCTCATAGTAAGAAACCTACACCTATATCCCCTCAGATCTCACACCGTCCAGAGACTCCGACTGCGGAGTCAACCTGGCAAAATGAAGAATCACAAAAATCAAGTAGTTCTGAAATGGAGTTTTCGGTTGTTTCTAATGCACCCAACAAA GATATTTGTGACAAAGATTCTGGGAAGATGAAAGCCAATGAGAAAAGACTAGGCAAAGTCATTCCTGTTCTACAAACTAAAACCAG GACAAGTGTTCCGACATTTTCACAATCGGATCTAGAACATCAGAAGCAAATTTATCTCAGGAGGGTCATTGCTCATATAGAAGATCCAATGGACTCCAGCCAAG GTGCCTTGGGAGAGCTGTACGCCTTGATGGATCAAGTTCATCATATGCAGAACCCCAAGCGGCAGCATCCTTCAGATCTGACCATGCG AAACTACGCCCGGTACCGACAGACTcccccacagaaatacagcctgAACCAGTGGGTTGACTGGAATAAGCGGAGCTACCATCGGTTCCAGCAGCTTCCCGACTTGTCGTACAGTCCGTTTGTCTCATCCCAGCAGCAGTGA
- the LOC101524500 gene encoding small integral membrane protein 29-like, with product PPGPQPADAIRNTTVPSAPQASSDSLVGYVLGPFILVTLVGVVVAVVMYVQKRKQVDWLRHHLLPMYSYDPAEELHEAEQELLSDVGDPKVIHGWQSGYQHKRTPLLDVKT from the coding sequence CCACCGGGCCCTCAACCTGCCGATGCCATTAGGAACACCACAGTGCCAAGTGCTCCCCAGGCCAGCAGTGACTCCTTGGTGGGCTATGTGCTGGGCCCGTTCATCCTCGTCACCCTGGTcggggtggtggtggcagtggtcaTGTATGTCCAGAAGAGGAAGCAGGTGGATTGGCTTCGCCACCACCTGCTCCCCATGTATAGCTACGACCCAGCAGAGGAGCTGCACGAGGCCGAGCAGGAGCTCCTCTcagatgtgggagaccctaaggtgATCCATGGCTGGCAGAGCGGCTACCAACACAAGCGGACACCCTTGCTGGATGTCAAGACCTGA